Below is a window of Planctomycetia bacterium DNA.
GAAAGAGAACCTGCAGAACTACGATATCGTGATGTTCTACACGACCGGCCCCCGCGATAAGTGGAAGGTGTCCGACGAGAACCTCGAATACTTCCTCAACGATTGGCTGAAGCAAAAGGGACACGGCTTCATCGGGGCCCACTCGGCGGCCGATACGCTCGGCGACTACAAGCCCTATTGGGACATGATCGGCGGCACGTTCAACGGCCATCCGTGGAACTCCGGCGAAACGGTCACGGTCGCGGTCCACGACCAAACGCATCCGTTGTCGAAGCCGTGGGGCCCGGAGTTCACGATCAAAGACGAAATCTATCGCTTCAAGAATTGGCAACCGGAGAAGGTCCGCGTGTTGATGAGCCTCGACTTCTCGAAGACCGCGCGGAAGGCCGACTATCATGTGCCGGTCGCCTGGGTGAAGAACTACGGCGAAGGCAAGGCCCTGCACATGAGCCTCGGGCACAACGAATCGGTCTGGGAAAACCCGACGTATATGGAGTCGCTGCTCGGCGGCGTGAAGTGGGTGCTCAACCTCGAACCCGGCGACGCCACCCCGAACCCGGAACTCTCACTAGCGCAAGAGAACAAAGCGAAAGCCGACTCCGCAGCAGCCGAGAAAGAAAAAGCCAAAGCGGCAGGGAAGTAAACTTCCTTCGTTGAAGTCAACAGGCGCGCCCCAACCCTTCTCCCGTCGGGAGAAGGTGGCCGAAGGCCGGATGAGAGGCGCGCCTCGCAACGCTTCGTCTTCACAACCACGCCCCGCATAACACAACCAAGAGCACGCCCGCAGTGCCGCACCGCAAGCCGATCCCGGACGAGCAAATCGCCCAAGCGCGCGACCTGCGACAAGACGCCACGTTCCCCGAGCGCCTGCTCTGGGGCAAATTGCGCAACGGCCGCTTGGCCGGAATCAAGTTTCGCCGCCAGTTCCCGCTCGGGGCAACAAATAAGGGGACATTCTACTTTAATTATTAA
It encodes the following:
- a CDS encoding ThuA domain-containing protein, which encodes MTRYTFLARLLVAAVVFASTGCAQAQDAAQPAAKGTARILFLTYSGTFKHGSVNRKEGQLAPAERAMTELGIKSNLFRVDCTQDPATAITKENLQNYDIVMFYTTGPRDKWKVSDENLEYFLNDWLKQKGHGFIGAHSAADTLGDYKPYWDMIGGTFNGHPWNSGETVTVAVHDQTHPLSKPWGPEFTIKDEIYRFKNWQPEKVRVLMSLDFSKTARKADYHVPVAWVKNYGEGKALHMSLGHNESVWENPTYMESLLGGVKWVLNLEPGDATPNPELSLAQENKAKADSAAAEKEKAKAAGK
- a CDS encoding DUF559 domain-containing protein; this translates as MPDEQIAQARDLRQDATFPERLLWGKLRNGRLAGIKFRRQFPLGATNKGTFYFNY